In Bombus affinis isolate iyBomAffi1 chromosome 8, iyBomAffi1.2, whole genome shotgun sequence, the following proteins share a genomic window:
- the LOC126919612 gene encoding patched domain-containing protein 3-like isoform X2 — protein sequence MDNTTDIFNDLDVTTDILVELNNTVLKNGCIYQSIIQLWETSIKKDVRNLTKKEVLEDVTKAIKNKINDNILLDITPLLSGIFYDKKGRVKGANATILNWLLKKSNPNSANWELEFIKRVLHSNITFPPGMEVYAIASRSYLDSLHQILNSNLTVLCCGISLIAVYVMAMIGKCNALEQRIYLSIMGVFVVGQAILSSYGVCYYLGYSYGPIHSILPFLLLGIGVDNMFVIMQSLENLSETDQSTDIPIRIAKTMQQAGMSITVTSFTNIIAFAFGITTVMPTLRSFYAFATLGILFLYIYEIIFFVSCLVYDEKRLEARKDGCLCRPRLNWKPNECSQRNTQQIIFENYIGPGITKITAKIIILLITVGFLCVNTWAVFQLEQNFDPLWYLNQDSYPIQFNNKLKQYFPKYGKRAAIYMTGVDYYEDRESLSQLVKILKRNRFINNSTLEPWFIAYEKWLNVTGKGDIESKEEYYNILTEYLLLTKEGQAYIKDINFDKLPAGEYNITTSQIPIQHIMINTTSEQIQAMQLIRESVQATNFSHGQDYIAIFSPDYVSWTANKVIGEELIRNLGLEIVTIGVVILMFLRNLRASFWVICCVFFTLVDLLGTMYFLNLTIEMSSSIMILLCAGLAVDYAAHMGLEFIRAKGSKKERAIATLSIVGPAVFNGGLSTFLAFVLLGSSEAYIFNTFFKLFTCVVIFGLFHGLLFLPVILSIVGPEERVRKERKETVVREHNGYCNVPLSQSEKEAGTGTAK from the exons ATGGACAACACGACAGACATCTTCAACGATCTCGATGTCACTACAGATATCCTGGTCGAATTGAACAACACGGTGCTAAAAAATGGATGTATATATCAATCCATCATACAACTTTGGGAAACCAGTATAAAGAAGGACGTTCGTAATTTGACGAAGAAGGAGGTGCTTGAGGACGTGACCAAAGCAATCAAGAACAA GATCAACGACAATATCCTGCTGGATATTACACCTCTGCTTTCGGGGATATTCTATGACAAGAAAGGTCGAGTTAAAGGTGCCAACGCAACTATTCTAAATTGGTTGCTGAAGAAATCTAATCCAAATTCAGCCAACTGGGAACTAGAGTTCATAAAACGCGTTCTCCATTCGAATATCACGTTTCCTCCAGGAATGGAGGTATATGCGATAGCTTCGCGAAGTTATTTAGACTCTCTGCATCAAATATTGAACAGTAATCTCACGGTGTTATGCTGTGGAATATCTTTGATAGCAGTCTACGTAATGGCGATGATCGGTAAATGCAACGCGCTAGAACAACGAATTTATCTTTCAATAATGGGGGTGTTCGTGGTTGGTCAGGCGATTTTGTCCTCCTACGGAGTGTGTTACTACTTGGGTTACTCCTATGGACCTATACATTCTATCCTTCCGTTTCTACTTCTTGGTATAGGCGTCGATAACATGTTCGTGATCATGCAAAGCCTGGAGAATCTCTCAGAAACTGATCAGTCTACGGATATTCCGATACGCATTGCTAAAACTATGCAACAGGCTG GTATGTCGATCACTGTGACATCCTTCACGAACATTATCGCGTTTGCCTTTGGCATTACAACCGTGATGCCTACTCTCAGATCTTTCTACGCATTCGCCACATTAgggattttatttttatacatatatgaaattaTATTCTTCGTGAGCTGTCTTGTATACGATGAAAAGAGGCTCGAAGCTCGCAAGGACGGTTGCTTGTGCCGACCCAGACTAAACTGGAAACCCAACGAATGTAGTCAGAGAAACACTCAACAGATTATCTTCGAAAACTATATCGGCCCGGGAATCACCAAGATCACGGCAAAAATAATTATCCTATTAATCACTGTCGGCTTCCTGTGCGTTAACACGTGGGCAGTATTTCAATTGGAGCAAAATTTCGACCCACTTTGGTATTTAAATCAAGACTCCTATCCGATTCAGTTTAACAACAAATTGAaacagtattttccaaaatatggAAAACGAGCCGCAATTTATATGACCGGCGTAGATTACTACGAAGACCGTGAATCTCTTTCTCAGCTGGTAAAAATCCTAAAACGTAATCGGTTCATTAACAATAGCACCCTTGAGCCATGGTTTATTGCCTATGAGAAATGGCTGAATGTTACTGGTAAAG gTGATATTGAGAGCAAagaagaatattataatattttgacGGAATATTTACTTTTGACGAAAGAAGGTCAAGCATACataaaagatatcaatttcGATAAATTACCGGCTggagaatataatataacg ACGTCGCAAATTCCTATACAACATATTATGATTAACACAACATCGGAACAAATACAAGCGATGCAACTTATCAGGGAATCGGTTCAAGCGACGAATTTCTCTCATGGCCAGGATTATATAGCAATATTTTCGCCTGATTACGTTTCATGGACAGCAAACAAA GTCATAGGAGAAGAATTGATCAGGAATTTAGGTCTAGAAATAGTGACCATTGGCGTAGTAATATTGATGTTCCTTAGAAACTTACGAGCATCATTTTGGGTGATTTGTTGCGTATTCTTTACACTTGTTGACTTACTGGGTACCATGTACTTTCTAAATTTGACCATAGAAATGTCCTCGAGTATCATGATTCTATTATGTGCTGGGCTGGCGGTTGACTATGCTGCACATATGGGATTAGAATTTATACGCGCAAAGGGTAGCAAAAAAG AACGTGCGATAGCGACGCTTTCTATTGTTGGTCCAGCTGTATTTAATGGAGGTTTAAGTACGTTCCTAGCATTCGTTTTGCTAGGTTCTAGCGAAGCTTACATATTCAATACCTTCTTTAAG TTATTCACGTGTGTAGTGATATTTGGTCTGTTTCACGGTCTGTTATTTTTACCAGTAATCTTAAGCATAGTCGGACCTGAAGAAAGAgtaagaaaggaaagaaaagaaactgtAGTAAGAGAACACAATGGATATTGTAATGTTCCTTTATCTCAAAGTGAGAAAG AAGCAGGGACTGGAACTGCCAAATAA
- the LOC126919612 gene encoding patched domain-containing protein 3-like isoform X1, with product MHAATLCAYKRSPAVDIRPPNDVSVAATRMEQHRGRNTGITWKRLKDLLLDLHLNSDRVFYRIGLSIGKRPWLWLLVCFCINCICAPGLYFWREEFDDIELFVPEDSVIRSDAAWVKTHFRDDFRYESIIVTAPNVLEPEVLRSISKIEQTVKSVIVNNNTWEDVCAGYFTWFNMDNTTDIFNDLDVTTDILVELNNTVLKNGCIYQSIIQLWETSIKKDVRNLTKKEVLEDVTKAIKNKINDNILLDITPLLSGIFYDKKGRVKGANATILNWLLKKSNPNSANWELEFIKRVLHSNITFPPGMEVYAIASRSYLDSLHQILNSNLTVLCCGISLIAVYVMAMIGKCNALEQRIYLSIMGVFVVGQAILSSYGVCYYLGYSYGPIHSILPFLLLGIGVDNMFVIMQSLENLSETDQSTDIPIRIAKTMQQAGMSITVTSFTNIIAFAFGITTVMPTLRSFYAFATLGILFLYIYEIIFFVSCLVYDEKRLEARKDGCLCRPRLNWKPNECSQRNTQQIIFENYIGPGITKITAKIIILLITVGFLCVNTWAVFQLEQNFDPLWYLNQDSYPIQFNNKLKQYFPKYGKRAAIYMTGVDYYEDRESLSQLVKILKRNRFINNSTLEPWFIAYEKWLNVTGKGDIESKEEYYNILTEYLLLTKEGQAYIKDINFDKLPAGEYNITTSQIPIQHIMINTTSEQIQAMQLIRESVQATNFSHGQDYIAIFSPDYVSWTANKVIGEELIRNLGLEIVTIGVVILMFLRNLRASFWVICCVFFTLVDLLGTMYFLNLTIEMSSSIMILLCAGLAVDYAAHMGLEFIRAKGSKKERAIATLSIVGPAVFNGGLSTFLAFVLLGSSEAYIFNTFFKLFTCVVIFGLFHGLLFLPVILSIVGPEERVRKERKETVVREHNGYCNVPLSQSEKEAGTGTAK from the exons ATGCATGCTGCCACACTGTGTGCTTACAAACGTTCTCCCGCAGTGGACATTCGACCACCGAACGACGTAAGCGTCGCAGCCACGAGGATGGAACAGCATCGAGGAAGAAACACTGGGATCACGTGGAAACGTCTCAAAGATCTCCTACTAGATCTTCATTTAAATTCAGATCGTGTGTTTTATCG TATTGGTTTGAGTATTGGAAAAAGACCCTGGCTGTGGCTGTTGGTGTGCTTCTGCATAAATTGTATCTGCGCACCCGGATTGTACTTCTGGAGGGAAGAATTCGACGACATCGAGCTCTTCGTGCCCGAAGACTCTGTGATACGTAGCGACGCCGCCTGGGTGAAGACACACTTCCGGGACGATTTCCGATACGAAAGTATCATCGTCACGGCCCCCAACGTTTTGGAGCCGGAAGTGCTGCGCTCG ATTAGCAAGATAGAGCAGACAGTAAAATCAGTTATAGTGAACAATAACACCTGGGAAGATGTGTGTGCAGG GTACTTCACGTGGTTCAACATGGACAACACGACAGACATCTTCAACGATCTCGATGTCACTACAGATATCCTGGTCGAATTGAACAACACGGTGCTAAAAAATGGATGTATATATCAATCCATCATACAACTTTGGGAAACCAGTATAAAGAAGGACGTTCGTAATTTGACGAAGAAGGAGGTGCTTGAGGACGTGACCAAAGCAATCAAGAACAA GATCAACGACAATATCCTGCTGGATATTACACCTCTGCTTTCGGGGATATTCTATGACAAGAAAGGTCGAGTTAAAGGTGCCAACGCAACTATTCTAAATTGGTTGCTGAAGAAATCTAATCCAAATTCAGCCAACTGGGAACTAGAGTTCATAAAACGCGTTCTCCATTCGAATATCACGTTTCCTCCAGGAATGGAGGTATATGCGATAGCTTCGCGAAGTTATTTAGACTCTCTGCATCAAATATTGAACAGTAATCTCACGGTGTTATGCTGTGGAATATCTTTGATAGCAGTCTACGTAATGGCGATGATCGGTAAATGCAACGCGCTAGAACAACGAATTTATCTTTCAATAATGGGGGTGTTCGTGGTTGGTCAGGCGATTTTGTCCTCCTACGGAGTGTGTTACTACTTGGGTTACTCCTATGGACCTATACATTCTATCCTTCCGTTTCTACTTCTTGGTATAGGCGTCGATAACATGTTCGTGATCATGCAAAGCCTGGAGAATCTCTCAGAAACTGATCAGTCTACGGATATTCCGATACGCATTGCTAAAACTATGCAACAGGCTG GTATGTCGATCACTGTGACATCCTTCACGAACATTATCGCGTTTGCCTTTGGCATTACAACCGTGATGCCTACTCTCAGATCTTTCTACGCATTCGCCACATTAgggattttatttttatacatatatgaaattaTATTCTTCGTGAGCTGTCTTGTATACGATGAAAAGAGGCTCGAAGCTCGCAAGGACGGTTGCTTGTGCCGACCCAGACTAAACTGGAAACCCAACGAATGTAGTCAGAGAAACACTCAACAGATTATCTTCGAAAACTATATCGGCCCGGGAATCACCAAGATCACGGCAAAAATAATTATCCTATTAATCACTGTCGGCTTCCTGTGCGTTAACACGTGGGCAGTATTTCAATTGGAGCAAAATTTCGACCCACTTTGGTATTTAAATCAAGACTCCTATCCGATTCAGTTTAACAACAAATTGAaacagtattttccaaaatatggAAAACGAGCCGCAATTTATATGACCGGCGTAGATTACTACGAAGACCGTGAATCTCTTTCTCAGCTGGTAAAAATCCTAAAACGTAATCGGTTCATTAACAATAGCACCCTTGAGCCATGGTTTATTGCCTATGAGAAATGGCTGAATGTTACTGGTAAAG gTGATATTGAGAGCAAagaagaatattataatattttgacGGAATATTTACTTTTGACGAAAGAAGGTCAAGCATACataaaagatatcaatttcGATAAATTACCGGCTggagaatataatataacg ACGTCGCAAATTCCTATACAACATATTATGATTAACACAACATCGGAACAAATACAAGCGATGCAACTTATCAGGGAATCGGTTCAAGCGACGAATTTCTCTCATGGCCAGGATTATATAGCAATATTTTCGCCTGATTACGTTTCATGGACAGCAAACAAA GTCATAGGAGAAGAATTGATCAGGAATTTAGGTCTAGAAATAGTGACCATTGGCGTAGTAATATTGATGTTCCTTAGAAACTTACGAGCATCATTTTGGGTGATTTGTTGCGTATTCTTTACACTTGTTGACTTACTGGGTACCATGTACTTTCTAAATTTGACCATAGAAATGTCCTCGAGTATCATGATTCTATTATGTGCTGGGCTGGCGGTTGACTATGCTGCACATATGGGATTAGAATTTATACGCGCAAAGGGTAGCAAAAAAG AACGTGCGATAGCGACGCTTTCTATTGTTGGTCCAGCTGTATTTAATGGAGGTTTAAGTACGTTCCTAGCATTCGTTTTGCTAGGTTCTAGCGAAGCTTACATATTCAATACCTTCTTTAAG TTATTCACGTGTGTAGTGATATTTGGTCTGTTTCACGGTCTGTTATTTTTACCAGTAATCTTAAGCATAGTCGGACCTGAAGAAAGAgtaagaaaggaaagaaaagaaactgtAGTAAGAGAACACAATGGATATTGTAATGTTCCTTTATCTCAAAGTGAGAAAG AAGCAGGGACTGGAACTGCCAAATAA